The sequence AAGGACCCATTGCAATcgcaaaattttgcaatatagTGTATAATAAGCGCAAAAGTCAGGATATTTATAATCATAGATCATTAAATGGATTTGATATTCTATTTAAGcaaaatacctacatatgtatgagtatatatatatacgtatactcAAAAAAGAGGCTTATAAATACATacgatattaaaataattttcagtggCTTCTGATATAAGGGGTTATTTATATACagatagaattttcaaaaaatagattttttttaaaatttttttttcttaatgtgcatatatttaaaGATAACGATTagcctcaaattttaacacgaccTTCTTAAATATATCATTTTCGTTAtgtattatgtacatataattaatcgaaaaatttttctcaccgataaattttttttaaacaatttaaggccgaaatttggtcaaaaatcgttttttgttttttgttgagaaaccgccattttgacgaaaaaatgtattttgcttattccttcgattaattattagatttaacattactttaacgaaatctgttggttttttttatttcacagaatccagttcagagatatagtggtcaccccaAATGTCTTTTTTGATAGGAACTCCCGGAGATCAGtagtagctcctttccaaataaatatttttactaatactaagtcttaagatacagttaaaagataacataagatgtgtacaaatttttagatcaataaatttaaaagttttctcagaaaaaattctggaaaaattaCCTCCAACGTATGCACCAAAAACTGATCTGAATATAATCAAACCaagatgatattttttttcaaatattataattaGCATGTATCTTTTTCTACAGCGTTCTGAAAATCAACTTCCGCCGAACACCTCTGTATGACTGCCAATTTAGTTGAACAGAGTCGGATGTTCATTTTTAATGGAAACCAACAAAGTCTAATAAcatgttatttctttttttatttatttttatttaaatggtgaGATGACAATCCTCATATCTCCATGGTATTCCACCGTCTCCGAGATCACTGGTGCATGAGGCATGGGCGTAATAACAAGTTAACAgcattttttttcatctttgtAATCTGGCCCGAACTTATTTAACTCTTTTGCTAGGATAAGCCACTAAATGCGAGCATAAACATAAGTCCTAACACCAATTCAGGCAAATCTAGAGGATTGCAATAGTCGCAAAGAGTGAAGGCGCCTTGCGTAGAATATTTCCGTTCAAAACTTAAACGGACGCAATCAAGGCAAAATCATAGAAGTTGACTTCACTAAAACAActcatttacatttattttgttttagctATTGTGTAGTTTATTGTCAAAAATTCAATGAGAATGTAAGCAAGTAAGCGAGGCAACAACAGAGAAGCAGGGCTCTTCAACATTCAAACCAATGTGGAttctataataattattaataaataataataatgttataataaaatctaataaACCACCGTGattcaaatcaataaaaaaaaaacaaatcagctgctaCGAGTATTACGAAGTCACAAACAGAAGATGGCgccttccgaaaaccattgCTTAATTTCTCGCGAGTTTGAAAGGTTAACACCGCGCAcgataataatgaaaaataaataaacaaaaatttctgatTGCATTCAAATCATAATTGACGATATAGTGCATATGGAAATCTCTCATCGCAGACCCCATGCAATAAATTGTAGAAATTATGGCAATACTacgtttttaaatttctcttgttattttataaatttgcccCCATCTGTATTATATCAAATGGGATGATTTGCATGAGATCAGCGCAAGGTGAATCTATCAAAGGtagtatcggtaaatcagctgatttgtttttttttttttcgtcgtGTCCATGGgactgtcagcacagaatgaaacaaggcgaatttattttttgttttctactatGCCGATACTtcgctttgacaatcaaaccaAGAAtgatactcaattcgccttacaatcaagcgtatagcgttttTGATCTAGTGCTATCCAGGGgctaataacagcaacaacggtATCGATTGTAACCAAGTCGAATTTAGTATTCTATCATCCTTAAGAATGATAGAGAgaaaaagtacgttcacatattcATTAATTACCTGGATTTATGTAAATggacttacaccactttcaaagaaaacggtTCAATTGCTTTTATTCATGATGCTAACTAACATCCCATTTTAAAGTGAATTTTTCTACACACCAGTAATCTCAGTTGCACGACGGCTGGAAACTCTGGCGATTTGTGAAAGTTATTCCCGCCATCTTCGTCaaagcacaaaacaaaaacaaaaagtatttctaatttgttgttttaatgtattaaaatttcttatttaatggGAGCATTGTTTTAGACACAAACATGTTTTCAAAGCCTAATACAGGGTTGCGCGTACGGCCCAATCGAGGCGAAAATTTACCATTTCCACAAATCGAAAAACCTAGGCCAATAGGATATTTTAGTGTAGTGGGTGGTATTTTACGTGAATACGAGAATTCAGCACAACAATTGCACTACTATAGGCAGCCATCACCAAAAAAATTTCCGCTTGATCTAAATGAAGGTCTGCAAGAAGCTATTAAAAAACCAGAATCCGTCTATGACGAAGGACTCGaccatattttgaaatttatattcGATCATCGTGATCGTCTTACAAAGCCATTGGCGTCCTCCGAAGGTTCTCTACGCAGCCTTTATGCCGAATTTGTGTGTTGGCGCGGTTTACTGCGTTTACTTATGTGTACGCCGTATGAGTACCGAAGTGATTGGTCGATTGCTGTAACGCGTTTCAACGGTACCTTCTATCTCTGGAAGCGGGACACAGACCAAGAAAAAATGCAACGCGCTAAGGAATCTGTACAACAACGTACATTTGCTTCTTACGGCTTTAAATTTGAACAATATTGCCTGTCAGGTGTGTAAAAAAACAGACCATAATAAATGTTTAACGCTAAATACCCATAGAATCGCCATTTCTCGAACCGAACGCTACCGGACCTGTTGATGAGTGTAGTGAGTTTTCTTGTgtttttacaaccaaacttgGCGGCTTGGATGTGCTCTATGGCGCTGAAATGGATGGGATCATAAGTGAACAACCTGTTGTGCTGTAAGAATAGTACATGGAAAAGTACTTTAGTTACATCTTTGGTATAATGTAATATTTTCAGTGAAGGCGAAAATGCCACAAGCCTGGATAATTTGAAATTCATTGAAGTAAAAGTGCGACAAGGTAACTTAAATAGGAATCAATTGCAGTCCTATAATCGTCACAAAACTCGGAATTGGTGGTGTCAATCCTTTTTAGTTGGAATACAAGATATATATGTAGGACTACGGAACGAAAGAGGGCTGGTTGACCGAATCGAACACACAGAGGTACGCGTCCTACCCAAGCAAGGAGTGGTAAGTAGCAAAATACAATTAAAGAATAAagctttttttgaaatatacatacattccatAGGCTCATTGGACACCAAATGTGTGCGTCACATTTCTCATCGAATTTTTAAACCGCATACGATCACTAATGGCCGACGTAAATTGTCCATATACTACTTTTGAGTTTTACTTCAACTCCAGTCGAGGTACTATAACGTATGAAAGAATAAAAGGCAAAAGTGAGCATTCTTTTTTGCCGGACTTCTATATAGAACTTATGCATCCCAAGCAGCCTGTTGTAAATGAAAACACGATTCATTTGCAGAGGGCAGGTGGAACTACAGTAAACAATGAAAATGTCTAGAgacaataaatcaaaaaaatgtattaaaataaaacactataAATGTACGTTCTTTCCTATCaatgttttattgaaattagaaaaaatatttgataactAACCGTTATGCTTAAATGAAAGGAGTACATCTCATTAGGCGTCCGTTACTAGCGAACTAGATGTGTACAGAATGTTTAAACTTATGTAATGGAAAAATCTGACATTTTAATTGCCGCGCTTATGCattaaacacattcaaattctCATATCGCGTTTTTAACTAATCTCTGCTTTAACTTCTACAGTTCAGTTTTCTTCGGTTTGCCGCTACGATCAAAGCCCTTAAGCTCCTCTGTAGAGTGTTTGGCGATGTATTTCATAAAGTCATCTGCTTCACGGCCTTCGTTGTAAGCAACAGGCTTATCTTTGGCATCTTTAGGCAACCAGAAAAGTGTCGGGAAACCCCGGACATTGAATTCCGGTGGTACATCGTTGGCAGTAGCGTCCATTTTTACTAGTTCTACGTCTTCATCCAGCAATTTTTCGGCAACCTCGTCAAATACTGGCGCCAATTTCTTACAGTGTCCACACCACGGTGCATAGAATTCAACCAATGTatctttgttattatttaatactACTTCATCAAAGTTTTTCGCCACCGCAATTTTTACCGGAGCGTTATTATTTTCGGGAATGGCTTCAGACTTCACGTACGGCTCAAGTTCGCCATCAAGCAACTTTTCTACAAATTCACGGAGATTTTCAACAGAGAACTCCTCCTTCAGTGCATATTTGAGATTCTTTTCGTCTCGTGCAAGGATGACTGGCTTATCACCAACGAAATCATAACCATATTCATTCAATTCATGTTGGAAATCATCCTTTGCACTAATAGCAAACGACGCTTTATTAATAAATTCCTTTGCTACTTTGAGAACACGATTGCGCCAGTAATTTGTGCCCTTAGGGTTCTTTACATAGTCAACTGAGTAATATGCAACAATAAGTGGATTTTTGAAATCGCGTACTGTATCCTGAGTGCGTTGGCCGACTAAACCAtggctataaaaatatattcatattgcATTACAACATTACAAACAATAAccaaaaatacttacaaattcTCCTTAATAAACGCACTTAATTCAGGTTCAGTTGATCCCTCAAATTTAACAGTCGATTCCTCGAATTTGTTGGCCAGATGTGGTGCCCGGATAAGCACAATCTTTTCACTGTGCATAGCATAAatgggaaaatatatattttttccaataaggagaaataagataaaaatagtttatttctggtagatttacaaaatatatatgtaatacacAAAAGTTATATTAAAATAGTCTTGAATCAgtctttcattttaatttagtttctcTTCTCTTCTCGAAATTCTGCATTGACTTACGTTTCTCCAAATTTAGCCAGCACGTCAGGATCGCTGCTATGGCCAAAACGATATTTCTCGCGATTGTTATCAGCAAATTTGAGGAACAATTTAGCTAGGGCTACATCTGGATCTTCGAAAAAGCCGAAAACAGTTGTATCCTTCGTGTCAAGGAAATTATTAAATTCGTTGACCGACTTAATATTTCTAGAAGCAGGTCCAACTTGAGCCCTCATGTACTTCACGATACCATTTGCCTCACGAGGACCACTGTAGTCTTGCGAAACTGAATCGCCCCGGAATATCTTAAGTGTGGGATAACCGCTGACAGAGAATTTACCGCATGTTTCTTTTCCGGCCTCTGTACAGTCAACCTGTGCatttaaaatagtaataaattatATCATTTAAGCTAAAATTTCATCTATTTGAACTCACTTTCGCCAAAGCAATAGGAGGGTCGTCATTCTTCACAATTTCTGCTGCTTTTGCATACTCTGGCTTCAGTCTTTTACAATGCCCACACCtacaatcacaaaaaaaaatgtttaataatgtTGAGTgtttctgaaaaaataaaaatttaaacagaaAAGAGAATTGCTTTCTTATCATAACTATGTACTATTCCAATCGTAAATTACATTAATAGACCTAAAATGGTGATGCTGGCTAACAAAGTTTCTTATCGCTAAATGTAAATCTTATCGCCATTAAATTgtacacaattttattttatggagtatgaaaaaatagttttttaactgTTTCCTTCTTTAGatcaatttatataaatatcttCCTTTTACTTTCGAAGTCGAATCGCATTGATGACCTttgaagtacatacatatctacatatacataaaggAAATAGTCCACAATGAAATAGCTATATGATGTCAACTGAATAAAGTCTAGAACGTGTGAAACGGGAAGTACAATGTGAACACAACAGCGGGACATATTGCAAAgtcttgactatttatttaaatataaaaaaattacgatataaatataaaaaaattttttcaaaaatttaaatatttcaaatatcactatatattatatatggaaccaaggcgaatctattaaatatGGTGTTGGAAATCacaatgaaacaaggcgaactcattatttgttttctagtttctcaatactttgctttgacaaccaaacgtacagaacagtgttgttggtctattgctaccacctttaatgaatgcgccttgatatGGAAAGTGTAGCAGGTATTGAAGTAGAGGGAgatgcaaggcgaatctataaaAGGTGATAGCGACAAAATGTGCATGTATTTTGCAAATTGGTATTCTGAATGTCAATATTTCAAATAGAATCTAAGCAAATATGGCAGCCGGCGTCTTTGACATTCAAAccaataaaaaaccaaatcaaCTTATTTACCGATCACCTAAAGAAAGATGGAATACAAGATTATGCCTTCTCAAGTCGGAAGTCAGTAcgaaaaataagcaaacaaaaagaacaGGAAAAATAACGGTGAGTATACTAGACAGAGTTAAattacgttcccacgacagtcgggaattatatccggctaaggactgtcacttcagcatatacacggggaatgtttatgctgctacaacaacaacaataacggatattgtagcaggttactaccctcctacctatccaggatcgatcccgacatactaaacatatgcccGGCACGTGCATATACCCCGCATACATATAGCATAAATCACGCATACATGCTCCTACATctaaatgtttgtttgttttctgtACCGACACCATTCAATCGTATGTACGGAAATCGAGTCCCTTTTATGTATAATTCATAACAAATGATAAAGTTCATTATGCGCAACTACAGcagtattattttttccaactaAGTTGGACAAGTTGTATATTATCATCATTTGTGGTTTGTACgagtacatacgtatgtatcaaggcgcattcattaatagattcgccttgatatgtatgttattaaattttctaaggAATAAGTCACGAATGTTTTTCGACGTACCTATATAGCAATGAAATAAGACTTTGTTTTTCCTTtagattactaatttttaaGGTATtgcacatttaataaaaatatgataaacttaaaaatttcgtattttaatactcatacatatgtattacaaCCACAATGTTTTAGAATCTACCACGATTTTTAAGGCCTATCTACCATCTAAACATACTGCACACCGCACCTGTAACATTTTGTacctttaaattttctttaaaggaAACATTAATAATTCTCAtcaaaatcgaaataaatttatcaacgAGTTTTTATCACCCGTACTTCTTTCGTTCTTTCTTGGTAAACTTAAAAAAGTGCGAATGAGACACGGTAATTCCAACTAAATCAAAAATGGCTTCCGGTAGAGATGACGTGTTATTAACACCTTTGCCGGCTTTATTGGACTTTTCAAACGCATTCAATTCcttgcaaataataataatgcagaACTTACCATGGCGCATAAAACATAACCAGTGTGGTTTCGTGCTCTTTTAACACAGCATTGAAATTATCATCCGTCAATTCCAACACATCTTGCTCTCCTCCAGCAACCAATGCCACAGAAAGGCATAGAATTACTAATAATCTGTGCATTATATCTCCACTTTGTTCGATCACTATTTATTTTACTGTAATCACAATTTCAGTTGAGGTGTTGAATTCCCCAATTAtgttttgttaatataataCTTTCGGTAAAATTATTAGAACTCCATACGCATCTACCGGCTTCGGATGATGAACGCAAATTAATTGATTTCTTTGCTAGTGTAgagttgtacgtatgtatagtTAACGTTGCTACCACACTGGCACATTCGATGTACATTATCGAAAACTTAGTATTTAAATTCTGCCCACAAACACATTATTGTGCtttatttcacatttaaaaattaaatgtttattattataCTAGTGACTGTTCGATTTATTAATTTGGTATAAATAATCAGCTCTGTTTATAAATTCCATAGATCTGGCAGGGatgttttcattgattttgtgTTGGCTATATCTGATTGGCTATCGCGTGTGGAGAAAATTCCTTTCAACTTGGTATATTCATATGTTTTACACATTGACAAGTTTGTGTgtaatattacaaatattaatgATACTGTGATGACTTACAAAAAGGAATgtgagaattttttgaattttcataaaaatttgaatattaccTATTATAGAgtagaatttaaattttggctGAATATTCGCTTAtgtattcataaataaattatttgaaacgtCTTCGCTAATAAATATATGCGTACCCCAACAAATGTGTGTGTatcatttcaacaattttatttttttcgaataatctGGCAGCTGTTCACATGCAACTCACGACTTCGTGCGTGAGTATACACGAACAAAACTTATACTAATCGTGTTTTTATAACTGCAAGTTGTAGTTAAAGCTTATTTATGTGCAAAGTAAAATCTTGTAAATTGTATTACATAAATTAGACTCAAACCTGGATTTAACCATGAGCAACACAAGGAAATCGGAAATAGAACTCCATTTAAGAAATGAAGACAAAAGATATTCACTGTTTACTCCTACCTCTGTGCGGAGTTCCGTGTGGAAACATTTTcaagtaataaaatttttggacacTGTGGAAAACTTTGCACGTTGTAACCATTGCGCAGAGATTTTGTCATATGCACCTAGAAGCGGTACGGGCAGCCTGTTGCGCCATCGCTGCGTGCGTGTTAGAGCAAATAGGACTCAAAAAAATCTACCGGCAACACAAAGCGTTTCAAGTTTTATTCGTAGCATGTTGCCCAAGAAGACAAAAGAAGATATATTAAAGTCACAACTAGAATTTATCTCGAAAGATTTAAAATCTCTTAATACTACAGAAGGTAGGTGAAAACAAAAGAGCTGACTCCACATTATTTATTCCGCACTTTTCATGCATTAATGAAGTTGGTTATGCAAACATGGCATAGCAAGCGAGGCTGGTGTACTACACATAACTCTCAAATAATGTAACTAGCATTTAACTGTGATTTAAACAGAAGTGGAGACAAAATTAAATCCCAATAAATTATGCGGAAATTAAAGAGCTGACAGATGGGGcaaaaaaaagcttttagaaATAATGTAGTTTTGCAAACTTTTGTAAAGTGAATGCAGTAACTGTAACATTGTGCAGCTAAATATCTTTAAGAAAACATTATTAACTTTTTGAAACCATTTTTTGCTGGTATAGCTAACAATTTACCGCAGTACATTTGAACTTGAAGTACGGTTGCGTGATTGGACATTTTATTATTCCTTAGCTATTATCGTGATATTAAGGAGTCCAAAAGTAGTAGTTCTGCTGAGGGCGTTTTAATCGTGATTAAAAACACGATCACTTCGTAAAAAAGGAAACTAAAAAACGTtgatatcaaattaaattaaattatctattttttttaatattgcaatGTATTTGTTATACAAAGGGTGgtaaagtttcaagggccggtgttgattttgaataaaatacaatttttttaggaaattattctcatttctctttattatgataatattggtatgactcaattacgtatagaacaaaatattggccaaattgccaccgcggcctcggcggcacacctccaaagaccaccaaatgcaaatagtcccttatctaaagggtggttaagtttcgagggccggtgttgatttttaataaaatacaactttttttggatattattgtcatttctctttattatgataatattagtatggcgaaattacgtaaaaaaaaaaataattggcccgtacacttctgttaggtgtttgtccgagctcctcctcctatttgtggtgtgcgtcttgatgttgttccacaaatggagggacctacagtttcaagccgactccgaacggcagatatttttatgaggagctttttcatggcagaaatacactcggaggtttgccattgcctgccgaggggcgaccgctattagaaaaatgtttttattaattttgctttcaccgagattcgaaccaccgacatctctgtgaattccgaatggtaatcacgcaccaacccattcggctacggcggccgccatggcgaaattacgtatggaataaaatatcgggcAAATGGCCGtcatggcctcggcggcacacctccatccgatggtccaaattttcgatgacgctgaggcataattgaggttctatgccgttaatgtaccgaattatctcatcctttagccttgaattgttgctgacttatcgacgttcaccttttatttcaaataaccccaaagaaagaagtccaacggtgtggttgacgtttaggtgtggttcacattcaacatcggccctcgcaatttaaccaccctttattattttctgttttaaaatgctgtatttaaatttacttcAGGGCAACGCAaatcaattaataaaacaatttgaactttactttatttaacaactggatttccaaaaatataaattcagaatttttagaaaagttctGGGTatccagttttatagcccatttaatATTAGAATAACAAAGTGTAAGTTTTAAGTGTCTGTCAGAAATGCTAGCATTGCactatattttataattgtatcagaatttttctaaaaacctaAATAAATAGTCTAAGTTTTAgagtatattttagtttttttttttcataataggggtatttttacaatttttactacCTCGTGTTATTGAGCTTTCAAGTAGCAACCACATTTTCAGATTTCTTTATATGCACTTACAGTATTGCCACAATATGTTTCCATTTTTTACGAGCATAGCAATTCGTTTATgctttaagggggaagtctactgttttcaaaaaatcgatttttttttattagcttaaaaaatactttgaaccctcttaaataaggtacaatatgtgttacagctggctaaatttttcttcgttaaaatttcgaccttttcccgaagcgctccaaagcgcgtacctgctatactgaaactttaaacgcatttttctcgaaactaagtttttgtatacggtgtacacgatatctcgagttctgataaatgaatcagcttaaaaatttaattatatattctctgtaatagtgtctctcgtctgacataggatttttttgatatcgttatttgttaaattgttataaacaatagtaacatcaattttaggcaaaaaaaaagaaaaaaatttcaagaatttttttttcaacgccaaaattttttatcgacataatcctacgtcagacgagagtcaatactatgtatatgataacaatattttgttttttttgttttagatcaccgaaacgtaagatttcatgtacaccgtttagacacctaagaaaagcggacctgcgcttgcagaagtgccacagcggccattttgaatattttgacttaaaatttttttttcaaaaacttaaatatataataaagataagagtttaaatagattttatgtacgagcaatattttgttagaaataaaatccggaaaataagcctgttttttccctagtcacagtagacttccccatTAAAACATCGCACAACAGTATATAACCGTTTCAAAAGTAATTTGCGTACAACTTGTTTATAACGTATTTTACATACCTTACAACAACGtgcctttttctaaaaattacaatttttatgtgAGACCTGAATTTCTATGACAATTTTGCCAACTAAAAAACCCGCAGTGCTTGCACGTAGAGAAATGTTCTGCCCTTGACTGATAGTTggcagtttttttttagtttgattgGAATTGGGCTGCATATACAGCTAATTAGTCGGTGGCGATCAAGTTGGCGTATTTTGCGCGATGTGATTCAAGTGagaccaaggcgaatttattacaggtgacagcaaacacatataagtaaaaccgtacatgtatttattgttgcgtttggtccaaccatcacgtcaaaatcagcaagcaaatgtaaacataccaatacatgcaAACAAAGCAtctcattttgacgtaagccatacctacggtgaaaaatgcagctgggtgaatgctgtcaccttaataaatccaccttgagtGAGACCAACTAAATAGGCGACCGATAAGCGTTTGACAGCTTGTTAGAAAATTCATTAAACCGAATCTAACTAGCCAGTTCCGTCAAATTATTTGCCAGTTCACTGTCTTCGAAAAATTATATGCAGTGACGAAGGCAATGAGGGAGTTATTAATGTATTAGTAAAAAAGTATGAATGTATAGCTATAGTCTTTTCAAAACTGTTCTGTGTAAACGCCAACTTAGCGTCTCTttgctttaattattattaataagaaaacctattaaaatacaaatatgaaaTAACTTTAATTTGCGCGCCACCAAGTAGCAAAAATTGGTCGAAATTGACAGCGAACTAACGCGTTGTCAGATAGTAGCAGAACaagcatgaaaatgaaaatgctagcataaaaaagaaattggaaaTCTCCAAGTAATTGAGATCATTTCGCAGGTAATTAAAATACCTTTCGTTGCATACAcatgtgtaaataaatatacgaCGTTTTCTTTCAATTGGTAAGGTATATACAAATTTGGCATAAATAAAATTACCTTTGAGGAATAAATAGACGGATAATCTTTTATATCATTATCATTCTAATAGTGCCCACCCTCACCGACGTAAATGTTCGTTACGTGTCAGCTGACACGAGCAAACTTATGAGACCaccatgaaaatgaaaatgaaaactcaCCAACGTGTACGTTGACGCGGACGCATGACGTGTGTCATGTGAGAATTTTTGCTCTCTGActacacagtgttgccaaacagtacattaacaaaataaacttttagaaatttaaactttaattaaaatgatttaaaagtGTTGTTTAATAATGATAATTATGTATAGATAAACGAGTTATTTCCATTGGTTGgattttggctttggtttattatacaatgaaaaattgtacttGATAACGCCGATGTGTGTAGAAGTGTGTGGGCGAAACAAGcaaacacaaaccgatgtattttgtaaatatgtaaacaaacgAAAACAGCTGTTTTTGCGTACTTATGGGCATaagttttgctaatttttgtgTATCTCACGATCAACAGATCCGGAATACGTACACGTTGGCGAGTGTGgacataataatatttaaataataaaaacatattgtttttaatattgaagttgttgtagcagcataaacattccccatacttacatacggg is a genomic window of Anastrepha ludens isolate Willacy chromosome 6, idAnaLude1.1, whole genome shotgun sequence containing:
- the LOC128868687 gene encoding protein disulfide-isomerase A3, with the translated sequence MHRLLVILCLSVALVAGGEQDVLELTDDNFNAVLKEHETTLVMFYAPWCGHCKRLKPEYAKAAEIVKNDDPPIALAKVDCTEAGKETCGKFSVSGYPTLKIFRGDSVSQDYSGPREANGIVKYMRAQVGPASRNIKSVNEFNNFLDTKDTTVFGFFEDPDVALAKLFLKFADNNREKYRFGHSSDPDVLAKFGETEKIVLIRAPHLANKFEESTVKFEGSTEPELSAFIKENFHGLVGQRTQDTVRDFKNPLIVAYYSVDYVKNPKGTNYWRNRVLKVAKEFINKASFAISAKDDFQHELNEYGYDFVGDKPVILARDEKNLKYALKEEFSVENLREFVEKLLDGELEPYVKSEAIPENNNAPVKIAVAKNFDEVVLNNNKDTLVEFYAPWCGHCKKLAPVFDEVAEKLLDEDVELVKMDATANDVPPEFNVRGFPTLFWLPKDAKDKPVAYNEGREADDFMKYIAKHSTEELKGFDRSGKPKKTEL
- the LOC128868688 gene encoding decapping nuclease DXO homolog, which encodes MFSKPNTGLRVRPNRGENLPFPQIEKPRPIGYFSVVGGILREYENSAQQLHYYRQPSPKKFPLDLNEGLQEAIKKPESVYDEGLDHILKFIFDHRDRLTKPLASSEGSLRSLYAEFVCWRGLLRLLMCTPYEYRSDWSIAVTRFNGTFYLWKRDTDQEKMQRAKESVQQRTFASYGFKFEQYCLSESPFLEPNATGPVDECSEFSCVFTTKLGGLDVLYGAEMDGIISEQPVVLEGENATSLDNLKFIEVKVRQGNLNRNQLQSYNRHKTRNWWCQSFLVGIQDIYVGLRNERGLVDRIEHTEVRVLPKQGVAHWTPNVCVTFLIEFLNRIRSLMADVNCPYTTFEFYFNSSRGTITYERIKGKSEHSFLPDFYIELMHPKQPVVNENTIHLQRAGGTTVNNENV